In Parageobacillus sp. KH3-4, the genomic window CGCTGCATATCGAAACAACATTAACAAGAGCAAAATTTGAAGAGCTGTCTGCCCATCTTGTTGAACGTACGATGGGACCGGTTCGCCAAGCGTTGCAAGATGCGGGATTGACTCCTGCCGATATCGACAAAGTGATCCTTGTCGGCGGTTCGACGCGCATTCCGGCTGTACAGGAAGCGATTAAACGCGAACTTGGAAAAGAGCCGCATAAAGGGGTCAACCCGGATGAAGTCGTAGCGATTGGTGCGGCGATCCAAGGCGGTGTGATCGCCGGCGAAGTGAAAGACGTCGTTCTGCTTGACGTCACTCCGCTGTCGCTTGGAATTGAAACAATGGGAGGCGTGTTCACGAAATTAATTGAACGCAACACGACGATTCCAACAAGCAAATCGCAAATTTTCACTACCGCAGCTGATAACCAAACAACGGTCGATATTCATGTACTGCAAGGCGAACGTCCGATGGCAGCCGATAACAAAACACTTGGCCGTTTCCAATTAACCGATATTCCGCCGGCACCGCGCGGCGTACCACAAATCGAGGTAACATTTGATATCGACGCCAATGGCATTGTCCATGTTCGCGCAAAAGATTTGGGGACAAACAAAGAGCAATCGATTACGATTAAATCGTCATCTGGTCTTTCCGAAGAAGAAATTCAGCGCATGATTAAAGAAGCGGAAGAAAACGCCGAAGCGGACAGAAAGCGGAAAGAAGCAGCAGAGCTTCGCAATGAAGCCGATCACTTAGTGTTCACAACCGAAAAAACGTTGAAAGAGGTAGAAGGAAAAGTAGACGAAGCGGAAGTGAAAAAAGCGCAAGAAGCAAAAGATGCGTTAAAAGCGGCACTTGAGAAAAACGACATCGATGACATTCGCAAAAAGAAAGAAGCACTTCAGGGAATCGTGCAGCAGCTTTCCATTAAGCTGTATGAACAAGCGGCAAAACAAGCGCAAGCTCAACAACAGACGGGAGCCGGCGACGCTGCGAAAAAAGACGATAATGTTGTCGATGCGGAATTCGAAGAAGTGAAAGACGACAACAAATAATAAAATTGAGGAAAAAGTCAAAGTCAGGCCTGTCTTGGCTTTGACTTTTTTGCTAATAAGGAGATGGCGGTTAAATTTATTGCAATCAAAAAGAAATAAATGATAAAATTACCCTTATGTGAGTGATCGGGAGTGGATGATTATTATGGCGAAACGAGATTATTATGAAATTCTCGGAGTAAGCAAAAATGCGACAAAAGAAGAAATTAAAAAAGCGTATCGGAAACTTTCGAAGAAGTATCATCCAGATATTAATAAAGAACCGGATGCGGCAG contains:
- the dnaK gene encoding molecular chaperone DnaK, with the translated sequence MSKIIGIDLGTTNSCVAVLEGGEPKVIPNPEGSRTTPSVVAFKNGERLVGEVAKRQAITNPNTVISIKRHMGTDYKVEIEGKKYTPQEISAIILQYLKSYAEDYLGEPVTRAVITVPAYFNDAQRQATKDAGRIAGLQVERIINEPTAAALAYGLDKEEDQTILVYDLGGGTFDVSILELGDGVFEVKATAGDNHLGGDDFDQVIIDYLVEQFKQEHGIDLSKDKMALQRLKDAAEKAKKELSGVTQTQISLPFISANETGPLHIETTLTRAKFEELSAHLVERTMGPVRQALQDAGLTPADIDKVILVGGSTRIPAVQEAIKRELGKEPHKGVNPDEVVAIGAAIQGGVIAGEVKDVVLLDVTPLSLGIETMGGVFTKLIERNTTIPTSKSQIFTTAADNQTTVDIHVLQGERPMAADNKTLGRFQLTDIPPAPRGVPQIEVTFDIDANGIVHVRAKDLGTNKEQSITIKSSSGLSEEEIQRMIKEAEENAEADRKRKEAAELRNEADHLVFTTEKTLKEVEGKVDEAEVKKAQEAKDALKAALEKNDIDDIRKKKEALQGIVQQLSIKLYEQAAKQAQAQQQTGAGDAAKKDDNVVDAEFEEVKDDNK